A single genomic interval of Mangifera indica cultivar Alphonso chromosome 5, CATAS_Mindica_2.1, whole genome shotgun sequence harbors:
- the LOC123215882 gene encoding DNA-directed RNA polymerases II, IV and V subunit 11: protein MNAPDRYERFVVPEGTKKVSYERDTKIINAASFTIEREEHTIGNILRMQLHRDENVLFAGYKLPHPLQYKIIVRIHTTSQSSPMQAYNQAINDLDKELDTLKSAFEAEVAKHSRDY, encoded by the exons ATGAATGCCCCTGACCGTTACGAACGTTTCGTCGTTCCCGAGGGGACCAAAAA GGTTTCTTACGAGAGAGACACGAAGATTATCAATGCGGCGTCGTTCACTATAGAGAGAGAAGAGCACACTATTGGCAACATTCTTCGCAT GCAATTACATAGAGACGAGAATGTGTTATTTGCTGGTTACAAGCTCCCTCACCCGCTTCAGTACAAAATCATTGTTAGG ATTCACACGACAAGCCAGTCTTCACCAATGCAGGCATACAACCAGGCTATCAATGATCTAGACAAGGAACTTGACACTCTGAAGAGTGCATTTGAG GCTGAGGTTGCGAAGCATTCAAGGGACTATTGA
- the LOC123217040 gene encoding uncharacterized protein LOC123217040 isoform X3, whose protein sequence is MAFHVACPITCKRICFCALGFPQSVQSAKARSDFLREVVLVEQFLDDPWGKIRVSKEASTVQVSVPQLPHPPPPPPPPQPLIFDGLAAASADAAEEAAASLSAQTKRVALQRKAAAAMVAAEDYARRFESGDIALASKDVAGEEQGQSNANIMCRLCFVGENEGSERARRMLSCKSCGKKYHRNCLKNWAQNRDLFHWSSWKCPSCRTCEICRRTGDPNKFMFCRRCDGAYHCYCQHPPHKNVSSGPYLCPKHTRCHSCGSNVPGNGLSVRWFLGYTCCDACGRLFVKGNYCPVCLKVYRDSESTPMVCCDVCQRWVHCQCDGISDERYLQFQVDGNLQYKCPTCRGECYQVRDLEDAVRELWRRKDMADRNLIASLRAAAGLPTEDEIFSISPYSDDDDDEYGHMVLKNEYGRSLKPSLKVLVDKSPKKAKEHGKKWSNKNYPKKKGYHTALVSKTEPQQSYEEHHDALSQRQSLLDDMQSPHNEGLAISSSVAGVVSHTEGVCSVNQPGVLKHKFVDEVMVTDEDKISRVKFKSNKPHDLDSRDDSGKHSSKSKTLKAKKLVINLGARKINVTNSPRSDASSCQKEQDVTTTNGIEDTPSVQRTSNKFVLDRRDGDRVDHTGHSRGLKISGRDGNVIKFGKVRQEISESNTKNGRGTAADGYELENMRLSLGKRNKDGSRATAGPAGEVASVRGDKLSRKQLEGCPDAHGESNDDTPILHSLPRDFRPSLKLKFRKPNLDNQNSQASQLEEEKSSIKGQRSKRKRPSPFTDKSSFIEDEDASQSNQDSLMDEMMDANWILKKLGKDAIGKRVEVQQPSDNSWHKGVVTDTIEGTSSLSVTLDDGKIKTLELGKQGVRFVPQNQKRLKS, encoded by the exons ATGGCCTTTCACGTTGCTTGCCCAATTACatg CAAGCGAATTTGCTTTTGCGCGCTAGGGTTTCCGCAGAGCGTACAGAGTGCGAAGGCGCGTAGCGACTTTCTACGCGAGGTCGTTTTGGTGGAGCAGTTTTTGGACGATCCTTGGGGAAAAATTAGGGTTTCGAAGGAGGCGAGTACCGTTCAGGTCAGCGTTCCTCAGCTTCCGCACCCTCCtccgccgccgccgccgccgcaGCCGCTCATTTTCGATGGACTTGCTGCAGCTTCTGCTGATGCGGCCGAAGAGGCCGCTGCCTCCTTGTCCGCGCAGACTAAGCGTGTGGCTTTGCAACGTAAGGCTGCTGCTGCCATGGTTGCTGCCGAGGATTATGCGAGACGGTTCGAGTCCGGTGATATTGCG CTTGCCTCAAAGGATGTTGCTGGAGAAGAACAGGGCCAGTCAAATGCGAACATAATGTGCCGACTTTGCTTCGTCGGTGAAAACGAAGGGAGTGAAAGAGCAAGGAGGATGCTTTCATGCAAAAGTTGTGGCAAGAAGTACCACAGGAACTGCTTGAAAAATTGGGCTCAAAATAGAG ATTTATTTCATTGGAGTTCTTGGAAGTGCCCATCTTGCCGAACTTGTGAG aTTTGTCGACGAACTGGAGATCCAAATAAGTTTATGTTCTGTAGAAGGTGTGATGGTGCTTATCATTGTTACTGTCAGCATCCTCCACACAAG AATGTTAGTTCTGGACCATATTTGTGCCCGAAGCATACCAGGTGCCATAGCTGTGGATCCAATGTCCCGGGAAATGGCCTAAGTGTGCG ATGGTTTCTGGGATACACTTGTTGTGATGCTTGTGGAAGATTGTTTGTGAAGGGTAATTATTGCCCTGTTTGTTTGAAG GTTTATAGAGACTCAGAATCAACACCGATGGTTTGCTGTGATGTTTGCCAGCGTTGGGTGCACTGCCAATGTGATGGAATCAG TGACGAAAGGTATCTGCAATTCCAAGTTGATGGGAATCTACAGTATAAATGTCCCACATGTCGTGGGGAATGCTACCAG GTCAGAGATCTTGAGGATGCTGTTCGTGAGCTTTGGAGAAGAAAAGATATGGCTGATAGAAATCTAATTGCTAGCTTGAGGGCTGCTGCAGGGTTGCCTACTGAAGATGAAATATTTTCCATCTCACCTTATTctgatgacgatgatgatgaataTGGTCATATGGTACTGAAGAACGAATATGGGCGTTCCTTGAAGCCCTCTCTCAAAGTATTAGTTGATAAGTCACcaaaaaaggcaaaggaacaTGGAAAGAAATGGTCAAATAAGAATTATCCCAAGAAAAAAGGATATCATACGGCTTTGGTTAGTAAAACAGAACCACAGCAGAGTTATGAAGAACATCATGATGCTCTATCTCAGAGACAAAGCTTGCTTGATGACATGCAGTCACCTCATAATGAAGGATTAGCCATATCTTCTTCTGTTGCTGGGGTTGTAAGTCATACTGAAGGAGTATGCTCTGTCAATCAGCCAGGGGTTTTGAAACACAAATTTGTGGATGAGGTGATGGTGACTGATGAAGACAAGATATCTAGAGTAAAATTCAAGAGTAATAAACCCCATGATTTGGATAGCAGAGATGATTCTGGAAAACATAGTAGCAAGTCTAAGACTTTAAAGGCAAAGAAGTTGGTTATAAATCTAGGTGCACGAAAGATAAATGTTACCAACTCTCCTAGATCTGATGCTTCAAGCTGTCAAAAGGAACAAGATGTAACAACCACAAACG GCATTGAAGATACACCAAGCGTGCAGAGAACCAGTAACAAGTTTGTGCTGGATAGACGTGATG GAGACAGAGTTGATCACACTGGCCACTCAAGAGGTTTGAAGATATCAGGAAGAGATGGAAATGTGATCAAATTTGGAAAAGTCAGGCAAGAAATTTCTGAATCAAACACCAAAAATGGGAGAGGGACTGCTGCTGATGGATATGAACTGGAGAACATGCGTTTATCAttaggaaaaagaaacaaagacgGAAGCAGGGCTACAGCTGGGCCTGCTGGTGAGGTTGCGTCTGTAAGAGGCGACAAACTTTCCAGGAAGCAATTGGAAGGCTGTCCTGATGCGCATGGGGAAAGCAATGATGATACACCAATTTTGCATTCACTACCAAGGGATTTTAGGCCTTCACTGAAGCTTAAATTCAGGAAACCTAACCTTGACAATCAGAATTCTCAGGCTTCTCAGCTTGAGGAAGAAAAGAGTTCAATTAAGGGCCAACGGTCAAAAAGAAAGAGACCATCACCCTTCACAGACAAATCCTCATttattgaagatgaagatgctTCACAATCTAATCAAGACAGTTTAATGGACGAGATGATGGATGCTAActggattttaaaaaaattgggtaAAGATGCAATCGGAAAGAGAGTTGAAGTTCAGCAGCCATCTGACAATTCATG GCATAAGGGGGTGGTTACTGACACCATTGAAGGTACTTCCTCATTGTCAGTCACATTAGATGATGGTAAAATAAAGACCTTAGAACTTGGGAAGCAAGGTGTTCGGTTTGTTCCTCAAAATCAGAAGAGGT
- the LOC123217040 gene encoding uncharacterized protein LOC123217040 isoform X2 produces MAFHVACPITCKRICFCALGFPQSVQSAKARSDFLREVVLVEQFLDDPWGKIRVSKEASTVQVSVPQLPHPPPPPPPPQPLIFDGLAAASADAAEEAAASLSAQTKRVALQRKAAAAMVAAEDYARRFESGDIALASKDVAGEEQGQSNANIMCRLCFVGENEGSERARRMLSCKSCGKKYHRNCLKNWAQNRDLFHWSSWKCPSCRTCEICRRTGDPNKFMFCRRCDGAYHCYCQHPPHKNVSSGPYLCPKHTRCHSCGSNVPGNGLSVRWFLGYTCCDACGRLFVKGNYCPVCLKVYRDSESTPMVCCDVCQRWVHCQCDGISDERYLQFQVDGNLQYKCPTCRGECYQVRDLEDAVRELWRRKDMADRNLIASLRAAAGLPTEDEIFSISPYSDDDDDEYGHMVLKNEYGRSLKPSLKVLVDKSPKKAKEHGKKWSNKNYPKKKGYHTALVSKTEPQQSYEEHHDALSQRQSLLDDMQSPHNEGLAISSSVAGVVSHTEGVCSVNQPGVLKHKFVDEVMVTDEDKISRVKFKSNKPHDLDSRDDSGKHSSKSKTLKAKKLVINLGARKINVTNSPRSDASSCQKEQDVTTTNGIEDTPSVQRTSNKFVLDRRDGSVKSGDRVDHTGHSRGLKISGRDGNVIKFGKVRQEISESNTKNGRGTAADGYELENMRLSLGKRNKDGSRATAGPAGEVASVRGDKLSRKQLEGCPDAHGESNDDTPILHSLPRDFRPSLKLKFRKPNLDNQNSQASQLEEEKSSIKGQRSKRKRPSPFTDKSSFIEDEDASQSNQDSLMDEMMDANWILKKLGKDAIGKRVEVQQPSDNSWHKGVVTDTIEGTSSLSVTLDDGKIKTLELGKQGVRFVPQNQKRLKS; encoded by the exons ATGGCCTTTCACGTTGCTTGCCCAATTACatg CAAGCGAATTTGCTTTTGCGCGCTAGGGTTTCCGCAGAGCGTACAGAGTGCGAAGGCGCGTAGCGACTTTCTACGCGAGGTCGTTTTGGTGGAGCAGTTTTTGGACGATCCTTGGGGAAAAATTAGGGTTTCGAAGGAGGCGAGTACCGTTCAGGTCAGCGTTCCTCAGCTTCCGCACCCTCCtccgccgccgccgccgccgcaGCCGCTCATTTTCGATGGACTTGCTGCAGCTTCTGCTGATGCGGCCGAAGAGGCCGCTGCCTCCTTGTCCGCGCAGACTAAGCGTGTGGCTTTGCAACGTAAGGCTGCTGCTGCCATGGTTGCTGCCGAGGATTATGCGAGACGGTTCGAGTCCGGTGATATTGCG CTTGCCTCAAAGGATGTTGCTGGAGAAGAACAGGGCCAGTCAAATGCGAACATAATGTGCCGACTTTGCTTCGTCGGTGAAAACGAAGGGAGTGAAAGAGCAAGGAGGATGCTTTCATGCAAAAGTTGTGGCAAGAAGTACCACAGGAACTGCTTGAAAAATTGGGCTCAAAATAGAG ATTTATTTCATTGGAGTTCTTGGAAGTGCCCATCTTGCCGAACTTGTGAG aTTTGTCGACGAACTGGAGATCCAAATAAGTTTATGTTCTGTAGAAGGTGTGATGGTGCTTATCATTGTTACTGTCAGCATCCTCCACACAAG AATGTTAGTTCTGGACCATATTTGTGCCCGAAGCATACCAGGTGCCATAGCTGTGGATCCAATGTCCCGGGAAATGGCCTAAGTGTGCG ATGGTTTCTGGGATACACTTGTTGTGATGCTTGTGGAAGATTGTTTGTGAAGGGTAATTATTGCCCTGTTTGTTTGAAG GTTTATAGAGACTCAGAATCAACACCGATGGTTTGCTGTGATGTTTGCCAGCGTTGGGTGCACTGCCAATGTGATGGAATCAG TGACGAAAGGTATCTGCAATTCCAAGTTGATGGGAATCTACAGTATAAATGTCCCACATGTCGTGGGGAATGCTACCAG GTCAGAGATCTTGAGGATGCTGTTCGTGAGCTTTGGAGAAGAAAAGATATGGCTGATAGAAATCTAATTGCTAGCTTGAGGGCTGCTGCAGGGTTGCCTACTGAAGATGAAATATTTTCCATCTCACCTTATTctgatgacgatgatgatgaataTGGTCATATGGTACTGAAGAACGAATATGGGCGTTCCTTGAAGCCCTCTCTCAAAGTATTAGTTGATAAGTCACcaaaaaaggcaaaggaacaTGGAAAGAAATGGTCAAATAAGAATTATCCCAAGAAAAAAGGATATCATACGGCTTTGGTTAGTAAAACAGAACCACAGCAGAGTTATGAAGAACATCATGATGCTCTATCTCAGAGACAAAGCTTGCTTGATGACATGCAGTCACCTCATAATGAAGGATTAGCCATATCTTCTTCTGTTGCTGGGGTTGTAAGTCATACTGAAGGAGTATGCTCTGTCAATCAGCCAGGGGTTTTGAAACACAAATTTGTGGATGAGGTGATGGTGACTGATGAAGACAAGATATCTAGAGTAAAATTCAAGAGTAATAAACCCCATGATTTGGATAGCAGAGATGATTCTGGAAAACATAGTAGCAAGTCTAAGACTTTAAAGGCAAAGAAGTTGGTTATAAATCTAGGTGCACGAAAGATAAATGTTACCAACTCTCCTAGATCTGATGCTTCAAGCTGTCAAAAGGAACAAGATGTAACAACCACAAACG GCATTGAAGATACACCAAGCGTGCAGAGAACCAGTAACAAGTTTGTGCTGGATAGACGTGATGGTAGTGTTAAATCTG GAGACAGAGTTGATCACACTGGCCACTCAAGAGGTTTGAAGATATCAGGAAGAGATGGAAATGTGATCAAATTTGGAAAAGTCAGGCAAGAAATTTCTGAATCAAACACCAAAAATGGGAGAGGGACTGCTGCTGATGGATATGAACTGGAGAACATGCGTTTATCAttaggaaaaagaaacaaagacgGAAGCAGGGCTACAGCTGGGCCTGCTGGTGAGGTTGCGTCTGTAAGAGGCGACAAACTTTCCAGGAAGCAATTGGAAGGCTGTCCTGATGCGCATGGGGAAAGCAATGATGATACACCAATTTTGCATTCACTACCAAGGGATTTTAGGCCTTCACTGAAGCTTAAATTCAGGAAACCTAACCTTGACAATCAGAATTCTCAGGCTTCTCAGCTTGAGGAAGAAAAGAGTTCAATTAAGGGCCAACGGTCAAAAAGAAAGAGACCATCACCCTTCACAGACAAATCCTCATttattgaagatgaagatgctTCACAATCTAATCAAGACAGTTTAATGGACGAGATGATGGATGCTAActggattttaaaaaaattgggtaAAGATGCAATCGGAAAGAGAGTTGAAGTTCAGCAGCCATCTGACAATTCATG GCATAAGGGGGTGGTTACTGACACCATTGAAGGTACTTCCTCATTGTCAGTCACATTAGATGATGGTAAAATAAAGACCTTAGAACTTGGGAAGCAAGGTGTTCGGTTTGTTCCTCAAAATCAGAAGAGGT
- the LOC123217040 gene encoding uncharacterized protein LOC123217040 isoform X4: MAFHVACPITCKRICFCALGFPQSVQSAKARSDFLREVVLVEQFLDDPWGKIRVSKEASTVQVSVPQLPHPPPPPPPPQPLIFDGLAAASADAAEEAAASLSAQTKRVALQRKAAAAMVAAEDYARRFESGDIALASKDVAGEEQGQSNANIMCRLCFVGENEGSERARRMLSCKSCGKKYHRNCLKNWAQNRDLFHWSSWKCPSCRTCEICRRTGDPNKFMFCRRCDGAYHCYCQHPPHKNVSSGPYLCPKHTRCHSCGSNVPGNGLSVRWFLGYTCCDACGRLFVKGNYCPVCLKVYRDSESTPMVCCDVCQRWVHCQCDGISDERYLQFQVDGNLQYKCPTCRGECYQVRDLEDAVRELWRRKDMADRNLIASLRAAAGLPTEDEIFSISPYSDDDDDEYGHMVLKNEYGRSLKPSLKVLVDKSPKKAKEHGKKWSNKNYPKKKGYHTALVSKTEPQQSYEEHHDALSQRQSLLDDMQSPHNEGLAISSSVAGVVSHTEGVCSVNQPGVLKHKFVDEVMVTDEDKISRVKFKSNKPHDLDSRDDSGKHSSKSKTLKAKKLVINLGARKINVTNSPRSDASSCQKEQDVTTTNGDRVDHTGHSRGLKISGRDGNVIKFGKVRQEISESNTKNGRGTAADGYELENMRLSLGKRNKDGSRATAGPAGEVASVRGDKLSRKQLEGCPDAHGESNDDTPILHSLPRDFRPSLKLKFRKPNLDNQNSQASQLEEEKSSIKGQRSKRKRPSPFTDKSSFIEDEDASQSNQDSLMDEMMDANWILKKLGKDAIGKRVEVQQPSDNSWHKGVVTDTIEGTSSLSVTLDDGKIKTLELGKQGVRFVPQNQKRLKS, encoded by the exons ATGGCCTTTCACGTTGCTTGCCCAATTACatg CAAGCGAATTTGCTTTTGCGCGCTAGGGTTTCCGCAGAGCGTACAGAGTGCGAAGGCGCGTAGCGACTTTCTACGCGAGGTCGTTTTGGTGGAGCAGTTTTTGGACGATCCTTGGGGAAAAATTAGGGTTTCGAAGGAGGCGAGTACCGTTCAGGTCAGCGTTCCTCAGCTTCCGCACCCTCCtccgccgccgccgccgccgcaGCCGCTCATTTTCGATGGACTTGCTGCAGCTTCTGCTGATGCGGCCGAAGAGGCCGCTGCCTCCTTGTCCGCGCAGACTAAGCGTGTGGCTTTGCAACGTAAGGCTGCTGCTGCCATGGTTGCTGCCGAGGATTATGCGAGACGGTTCGAGTCCGGTGATATTGCG CTTGCCTCAAAGGATGTTGCTGGAGAAGAACAGGGCCAGTCAAATGCGAACATAATGTGCCGACTTTGCTTCGTCGGTGAAAACGAAGGGAGTGAAAGAGCAAGGAGGATGCTTTCATGCAAAAGTTGTGGCAAGAAGTACCACAGGAACTGCTTGAAAAATTGGGCTCAAAATAGAG ATTTATTTCATTGGAGTTCTTGGAAGTGCCCATCTTGCCGAACTTGTGAG aTTTGTCGACGAACTGGAGATCCAAATAAGTTTATGTTCTGTAGAAGGTGTGATGGTGCTTATCATTGTTACTGTCAGCATCCTCCACACAAG AATGTTAGTTCTGGACCATATTTGTGCCCGAAGCATACCAGGTGCCATAGCTGTGGATCCAATGTCCCGGGAAATGGCCTAAGTGTGCG ATGGTTTCTGGGATACACTTGTTGTGATGCTTGTGGAAGATTGTTTGTGAAGGGTAATTATTGCCCTGTTTGTTTGAAG GTTTATAGAGACTCAGAATCAACACCGATGGTTTGCTGTGATGTTTGCCAGCGTTGGGTGCACTGCCAATGTGATGGAATCAG TGACGAAAGGTATCTGCAATTCCAAGTTGATGGGAATCTACAGTATAAATGTCCCACATGTCGTGGGGAATGCTACCAG GTCAGAGATCTTGAGGATGCTGTTCGTGAGCTTTGGAGAAGAAAAGATATGGCTGATAGAAATCTAATTGCTAGCTTGAGGGCTGCTGCAGGGTTGCCTACTGAAGATGAAATATTTTCCATCTCACCTTATTctgatgacgatgatgatgaataTGGTCATATGGTACTGAAGAACGAATATGGGCGTTCCTTGAAGCCCTCTCTCAAAGTATTAGTTGATAAGTCACcaaaaaaggcaaaggaacaTGGAAAGAAATGGTCAAATAAGAATTATCCCAAGAAAAAAGGATATCATACGGCTTTGGTTAGTAAAACAGAACCACAGCAGAGTTATGAAGAACATCATGATGCTCTATCTCAGAGACAAAGCTTGCTTGATGACATGCAGTCACCTCATAATGAAGGATTAGCCATATCTTCTTCTGTTGCTGGGGTTGTAAGTCATACTGAAGGAGTATGCTCTGTCAATCAGCCAGGGGTTTTGAAACACAAATTTGTGGATGAGGTGATGGTGACTGATGAAGACAAGATATCTAGAGTAAAATTCAAGAGTAATAAACCCCATGATTTGGATAGCAGAGATGATTCTGGAAAACATAGTAGCAAGTCTAAGACTTTAAAGGCAAAGAAGTTGGTTATAAATCTAGGTGCACGAAAGATAAATGTTACCAACTCTCCTAGATCTGATGCTTCAAGCTGTCAAAAGGAACAAGATGTAACAACCACAAACG GAGACAGAGTTGATCACACTGGCCACTCAAGAGGTTTGAAGATATCAGGAAGAGATGGAAATGTGATCAAATTTGGAAAAGTCAGGCAAGAAATTTCTGAATCAAACACCAAAAATGGGAGAGGGACTGCTGCTGATGGATATGAACTGGAGAACATGCGTTTATCAttaggaaaaagaaacaaagacgGAAGCAGGGCTACAGCTGGGCCTGCTGGTGAGGTTGCGTCTGTAAGAGGCGACAAACTTTCCAGGAAGCAATTGGAAGGCTGTCCTGATGCGCATGGGGAAAGCAATGATGATACACCAATTTTGCATTCACTACCAAGGGATTTTAGGCCTTCACTGAAGCTTAAATTCAGGAAACCTAACCTTGACAATCAGAATTCTCAGGCTTCTCAGCTTGAGGAAGAAAAGAGTTCAATTAAGGGCCAACGGTCAAAAAGAAAGAGACCATCACCCTTCACAGACAAATCCTCATttattgaagatgaagatgctTCACAATCTAATCAAGACAGTTTAATGGACGAGATGATGGATGCTAActggattttaaaaaaattgggtaAAGATGCAATCGGAAAGAGAGTTGAAGTTCAGCAGCCATCTGACAATTCATG GCATAAGGGGGTGGTTACTGACACCATTGAAGGTACTTCCTCATTGTCAGTCACATTAGATGATGGTAAAATAAAGACCTTAGAACTTGGGAAGCAAGGTGTTCGGTTTGTTCCTCAAAATCAGAAGAGGT
- the LOC123217040 gene encoding uncharacterized protein LOC123217040 isoform X1, which yields MAFHVACPITCKRICFCALGFPQSVQSAKARSDFLREVVLVEQFLDDPWGKIRVSKEASTVQVSVPQLPHPPPPPPPPQPLIFDGLAAASADAAEEAAASLSAQTKRVALQRKAAAAMVAAEDYARRFESGDIALASKDVAGEEQGQSNANIMCRLCFVGENEGSERARRMLSCKSCGKKYHRNCLKNWAQNRDLFHWSSWKCPSCRTCEICRRTGDPNKFMFCRRCDGAYHCYCQHPPHKNVSSGPYLCPKHTRCHSCGSNVPGNGLSVRWFLGYTCCDACGRLFVKGNYCPVCLKVYRDSESTPMVCCDVCQRWVHCQCDGISDERYLQFQVDGNLQYKCPTCRGECYQVRDLEDAVRELWRRKDMADRNLIASLRAAAGLPTEDEIFSISPYSDDDDDEYGHMVLKNEYGRSLKPSLKVLVDKSPKKAKEHGKKWSNKNYPKKKGYHTALVSKTEPQQSYEEHHDALSQRQSLLDDMQSPHNEGLAISSSVAGVVSHTEGVCSVNQPGVLKHKFVDEVMVTDEDKISRVKFKSNKPHDLDSRDDSGKHSSKSKTLKAKKLVINLGARKINVTNSPRSDASSCQKEQDVTTTNGIEDTPSVQRTSNKFVLDRRDGSVKSGDGDRVDHTGHSRGLKISGRDGNVIKFGKVRQEISESNTKNGRGTAADGYELENMRLSLGKRNKDGSRATAGPAGEVASVRGDKLSRKQLEGCPDAHGESNDDTPILHSLPRDFRPSLKLKFRKPNLDNQNSQASQLEEEKSSIKGQRSKRKRPSPFTDKSSFIEDEDASQSNQDSLMDEMMDANWILKKLGKDAIGKRVEVQQPSDNSWHKGVVTDTIEGTSSLSVTLDDGKIKTLELGKQGVRFVPQNQKRLKS from the exons ATGGCCTTTCACGTTGCTTGCCCAATTACatg CAAGCGAATTTGCTTTTGCGCGCTAGGGTTTCCGCAGAGCGTACAGAGTGCGAAGGCGCGTAGCGACTTTCTACGCGAGGTCGTTTTGGTGGAGCAGTTTTTGGACGATCCTTGGGGAAAAATTAGGGTTTCGAAGGAGGCGAGTACCGTTCAGGTCAGCGTTCCTCAGCTTCCGCACCCTCCtccgccgccgccgccgccgcaGCCGCTCATTTTCGATGGACTTGCTGCAGCTTCTGCTGATGCGGCCGAAGAGGCCGCTGCCTCCTTGTCCGCGCAGACTAAGCGTGTGGCTTTGCAACGTAAGGCTGCTGCTGCCATGGTTGCTGCCGAGGATTATGCGAGACGGTTCGAGTCCGGTGATATTGCG CTTGCCTCAAAGGATGTTGCTGGAGAAGAACAGGGCCAGTCAAATGCGAACATAATGTGCCGACTTTGCTTCGTCGGTGAAAACGAAGGGAGTGAAAGAGCAAGGAGGATGCTTTCATGCAAAAGTTGTGGCAAGAAGTACCACAGGAACTGCTTGAAAAATTGGGCTCAAAATAGAG ATTTATTTCATTGGAGTTCTTGGAAGTGCCCATCTTGCCGAACTTGTGAG aTTTGTCGACGAACTGGAGATCCAAATAAGTTTATGTTCTGTAGAAGGTGTGATGGTGCTTATCATTGTTACTGTCAGCATCCTCCACACAAG AATGTTAGTTCTGGACCATATTTGTGCCCGAAGCATACCAGGTGCCATAGCTGTGGATCCAATGTCCCGGGAAATGGCCTAAGTGTGCG ATGGTTTCTGGGATACACTTGTTGTGATGCTTGTGGAAGATTGTTTGTGAAGGGTAATTATTGCCCTGTTTGTTTGAAG GTTTATAGAGACTCAGAATCAACACCGATGGTTTGCTGTGATGTTTGCCAGCGTTGGGTGCACTGCCAATGTGATGGAATCAG TGACGAAAGGTATCTGCAATTCCAAGTTGATGGGAATCTACAGTATAAATGTCCCACATGTCGTGGGGAATGCTACCAG GTCAGAGATCTTGAGGATGCTGTTCGTGAGCTTTGGAGAAGAAAAGATATGGCTGATAGAAATCTAATTGCTAGCTTGAGGGCTGCTGCAGGGTTGCCTACTGAAGATGAAATATTTTCCATCTCACCTTATTctgatgacgatgatgatgaataTGGTCATATGGTACTGAAGAACGAATATGGGCGTTCCTTGAAGCCCTCTCTCAAAGTATTAGTTGATAAGTCACcaaaaaaggcaaaggaacaTGGAAAGAAATGGTCAAATAAGAATTATCCCAAGAAAAAAGGATATCATACGGCTTTGGTTAGTAAAACAGAACCACAGCAGAGTTATGAAGAACATCATGATGCTCTATCTCAGAGACAAAGCTTGCTTGATGACATGCAGTCACCTCATAATGAAGGATTAGCCATATCTTCTTCTGTTGCTGGGGTTGTAAGTCATACTGAAGGAGTATGCTCTGTCAATCAGCCAGGGGTTTTGAAACACAAATTTGTGGATGAGGTGATGGTGACTGATGAAGACAAGATATCTAGAGTAAAATTCAAGAGTAATAAACCCCATGATTTGGATAGCAGAGATGATTCTGGAAAACATAGTAGCAAGTCTAAGACTTTAAAGGCAAAGAAGTTGGTTATAAATCTAGGTGCACGAAAGATAAATGTTACCAACTCTCCTAGATCTGATGCTTCAAGCTGTCAAAAGGAACAAGATGTAACAACCACAAACG GCATTGAAGATACACCAAGCGTGCAGAGAACCAGTAACAAGTTTGTGCTGGATAGACGTGATGGTAGTGTTAAATCTGGTGATG GAGACAGAGTTGATCACACTGGCCACTCAAGAGGTTTGAAGATATCAGGAAGAGATGGAAATGTGATCAAATTTGGAAAAGTCAGGCAAGAAATTTCTGAATCAAACACCAAAAATGGGAGAGGGACTGCTGCTGATGGATATGAACTGGAGAACATGCGTTTATCAttaggaaaaagaaacaaagacgGAAGCAGGGCTACAGCTGGGCCTGCTGGTGAGGTTGCGTCTGTAAGAGGCGACAAACTTTCCAGGAAGCAATTGGAAGGCTGTCCTGATGCGCATGGGGAAAGCAATGATGATACACCAATTTTGCATTCACTACCAAGGGATTTTAGGCCTTCACTGAAGCTTAAATTCAGGAAACCTAACCTTGACAATCAGAATTCTCAGGCTTCTCAGCTTGAGGAAGAAAAGAGTTCAATTAAGGGCCAACGGTCAAAAAGAAAGAGACCATCACCCTTCACAGACAAATCCTCATttattgaagatgaagatgctTCACAATCTAATCAAGACAGTTTAATGGACGAGATGATGGATGCTAActggattttaaaaaaattgggtaAAGATGCAATCGGAAAGAGAGTTGAAGTTCAGCAGCCATCTGACAATTCATG GCATAAGGGGGTGGTTACTGACACCATTGAAGGTACTTCCTCATTGTCAGTCACATTAGATGATGGTAAAATAAAGACCTTAGAACTTGGGAAGCAAGGTGTTCGGTTTGTTCCTCAAAATCAGAAGAGGT